In the genome of Staphylococcus durrellii, one region contains:
- the rpsU gene encoding 30S ribosomal protein S21 has product MSKTVVRKNESLEDALRRFKRTVSKSGTIQEVRKREFYEKPSVKRKKKSEAARKRKFK; this is encoded by the coding sequence ATGTCTAAAACAGTAGTCCGTAAAAACGAATCACTTGAAGATGCGTTACGTCGATTCAAGCGTACTGTTTCTAAAAGCGGTACAATTCAAGAAGTGCGTAAACGCGAATTTTACGAGAAACCAAGTGTTAAACGTAAAAAGAAATCAGAAGCTGCACGTAAACGTAAATTCAAATAA
- a CDS encoding NfeD family protein, producing MTSIQSHSWLDNLANFIVSPVIALILTCVIFLGLLYQLYSKKINIIGIIATLAMLIFFLGFLIKGDVNLITVILFSIGILFLIIELFIVGAVIGIIGLTLIIFSIITLGDNLVFMIGNVVIALILAIVEWVILVKIFKRNIPFLDKVVLKDSTNAESGYTSHDDRSYLVGDTAVTMTDLRPAGIISINNERIDAVSDGSFILRNKNVKILEVEGTRVVVREI from the coding sequence ATGACCTCAATCCAAAGTCATAGTTGGTTAGACAACTTGGCTAATTTTATCGTAAGTCCAGTGATAGCTTTAATATTAACTTGTGTTATATTTTTAGGTCTTTTATATCAATTATATTCTAAAAAGATTAATATTATTGGTATTATTGCAACATTAGCAATGCTAATTTTCTTTTTAGGCTTTTTAATTAAAGGTGATGTCAATTTAATTACTGTAATTTTATTTAGTATTGGTATCTTATTCTTAATTATTGAACTATTTATAGTAGGGGCAGTAATTGGCATCATCGGTTTAACGTTAATAATATTTAGTATTATTACATTGGGCGATAATTTAGTTTTTATGATAGGTAATGTAGTAATAGCATTGATTTTAGCAATCGTCGAGTGGGTGATATTAGTGAAAATTTTCAAACGTAACATACCATTTTTAGATAAAGTTGTACTAAAAGATTCTACTAATGCTGAATCTGGTTACACATCTCATGATGACCGCTCTTATTTAGTTGGTGACACAGCCGTAACAATGACTGATTTAAGACCAGCTGGCATTATCTCGATCAATAATGAACGTATCGACGCAGTTTCAGATGGCTCATTTATTTTACGCAATAAAAATGTAAAAATTCTTGAAGTTGAAGGTACTCGTGTTGTTGTAAGAGAAATTTAA
- the floA gene encoding flotillin-like protein FloA (flotillin-like protein involved in membrane lipid rafts): protein MLISIGIIVVIVIIALLILFSFVPVGLWISAIAAGVKVGIGTLVGMRLRRVSPRKVIAPLIKAHKAGLNLTTNQLESHYLAGGNVDRVVDANIAAQRADINLPFERGAAIDLAGRDVLEAVQMSVNPKVIETPFIAGVAMNGIEVKAKARITVRANIARLVGGAGEETIIARVGEGIVSTIGSSQHHTQVLENPDNISKTVLSKGLDSGTAFEILSIDIADVDISKNIGADLQTEQALADKNIAQAKAEERRAMAVAQEQEMKAKVQEMRSKVVEAEAEVPLAMAEALRSGNIGVGDYYNLKNIEADTGMRNAINKRTNNNEDESPDE from the coding sequence ATGCTAATTAGTATAGGTATTATCGTAGTAATTGTCATTATTGCATTATTAATATTGTTTTCATTTGTTCCTGTTGGGTTATGGATTTCTGCTATAGCTGCAGGAGTTAAAGTAGGTATCGGTACTCTAGTCGGAATGAGATTAAGAAGGGTATCGCCGAGAAAAGTTATTGCGCCATTAATTAAAGCGCATAAAGCAGGATTAAATCTAACTACAAATCAATTAGAGTCTCATTACCTAGCAGGTGGTAACGTTGATAGAGTAGTAGATGCTAATATCGCTGCGCAAAGAGCTGATATTAATTTACCATTTGAACGTGGTGCTGCTATCGACTTAGCTGGCCGTGATGTACTAGAAGCCGTTCAAATGTCTGTTAATCCAAAAGTTATCGAGACACCATTTATAGCTGGTGTAGCTATGAACGGTATCGAAGTAAAAGCAAAAGCCAGAATCACGGTCCGCGCCAATATCGCTAGATTAGTTGGTGGTGCTGGTGAAGAAACAATCATCGCACGTGTTGGTGAAGGTATCGTATCGACAATTGGTTCCAGTCAACACCATACTCAAGTATTAGAAAATCCTGATAATATATCTAAAACTGTATTAAGTAAAGGTTTAGACTCAGGTACAGCTTTTGAAATACTATCAATTGATATTGCCGATGTTGATATTAGTAAAAACATTGGTGCAGATTTACAAACTGAACAAGCACTTGCGGATAAGAATATAGCTCAAGCTAAAGCAGAAGAACGTAGAGCAATGGCAGTAGCTCAAGAACAAGAAATGAAAGCTAAAGTACAAGAAATGCGTTCTAAAGTTGTAGAAGCTGAAGCTGAAGTTCCTCTTGCGATGGCTGAAGCATTACGTTCAGGCAACATAGGTGTAGGAGATTATTACAACCTAAAAAATATTGAAGCAGATACTGGCATGCGTAATGCCATTAATAAACGTACTAACAACAATGAAGATGAATCACCAGACGAATAA
- a CDS encoding PhoH family protein, whose product MPGIIYIDDINEAQALIGNNDEHLEAIEEGFDVVVHARGQEIAVKGNVLEHVEQAESVLINLLKVIQQGINITLKDVESAIKMAHNNTINQLIDLYEDEITKDAFGKSIRAKTMGQRLYINAMNRNDLVFGIGPAGTGKTFLAVVYAAKQLRKGNVKRIVLTRPAVEAGESLGFLPGDLKEKVDPYLRPLYDGLNTVLGREQSARFIERGIIEIAPLAYMRGRTLDDAFVILDEAQNTTHAQMKMFLTRLGFGSKMVVTGDPTQVDLPPGAKSGLKEATKKLNDVKGISILKLDASDVVRHPLVNKIIDKYEGDE is encoded by the coding sequence ATGCCTGGAATTATTTATATTGACGATATCAATGAAGCACAAGCACTTATCGGTAACAACGATGAGCATTTAGAAGCTATAGAAGAAGGTTTTGATGTCGTCGTACATGCTCGTGGCCAAGAAATAGCTGTTAAAGGAAACGTCTTGGAGCATGTTGAACAAGCTGAATCAGTATTAATCAATTTATTAAAAGTGATTCAACAAGGCATTAATATTACTTTAAAGGATGTCGAGTCAGCTATAAAGATGGCTCATAACAATACAATCAATCAATTAATAGATTTATACGAAGATGAAATTACTAAAGATGCCTTCGGTAAATCTATTCGTGCAAAAACGATGGGTCAAAGATTATACATTAACGCTATGAATAGAAATGACTTAGTATTTGGTATTGGTCCCGCGGGAACAGGTAAAACTTTCTTAGCCGTCGTATATGCAGCAAAGCAATTACGTAAAGGGAACGTTAAAAGAATCGTTTTAACAAGACCAGCAGTAGAGGCTGGAGAATCACTGGGTTTCTTACCAGGTGATTTAAAAGAAAAGGTAGATCCATACTTAAGACCATTATACGACGGTTTGAACACTGTGCTAGGTAGAGAACAATCGGCCCGTTTTATTGAACGTGGCATTATTGAAATCGCCCCTTTAGCATATATGCGTGGTAGAACTTTAGATGACGCATTTGTGATTTTAGATGAAGCACAAAACACAACACACGCTCAAATGAAAATGTTTTTAACTAGGTTGGGTTTTGGCTCTAAAATGGTCGTTACTGGAGACCCAACCCAAGTGGATTTACCGCCTGGTGCAAAAAGTGGCTTGAAAGAAGCTACGAAGAAATTAAATGATGTTAAAGGCATAAGTATTTTAAAACTTGATGCGAGTGATGTTGTACGTCACCCATTAGTTAACAAAATTATTGATAAATATGAAGGAGATGAATAG
- the ybeY gene encoding rRNA maturation RNase YbeY gives MFTIDFSDHTSEVNDAWFTQIDDLLTFAKEQENITDEAELSITFVDKDEIQEINKMYRDKDKITDVISFAFEEEDAEIIGADIPRVLGDIIICTDVAKEQAKQYGHSFERELGFLALHGFLHLLGYDHIEQHDEKVMFSRQDEILNTYGLTRDK, from the coding sequence TTGTTCACTATAGATTTTAGCGATCATACTTCAGAAGTTAATGATGCATGGTTCACGCAAATTGATGATTTATTAACTTTTGCCAAAGAACAAGAAAATATTACTGATGAAGCAGAATTATCAATTACTTTTGTAGATAAAGATGAAATTCAAGAAATTAATAAAATGTACCGTGATAAAGATAAAATAACGGATGTTATATCTTTTGCATTTGAAGAAGAAGATGCAGAAATTATAGGTGCGGATATTCCAAGAGTACTTGGTGATATTATTATTTGTACTGATGTAGCTAAAGAACAAGCAAAACAATATGGACATTCATTTGAGAGAGAGCTTGGATTTTTAGCACTTCATGGATTTTTACATTTATTAGGTTATGATCATATTGAACAACACGATGAAAAAGTTATGTTTAGTAGACAAGATGAAATTCTAAATACCTATGGATTAACAAGAGATAAGTGA
- a CDS encoding diacylglycerol kinase family protein yields MGRFKHAFAGLFTLLKKDHNFFVHIICAVLVIILGLALQLTPIEWVIIIIAIGLVLICEAINTAIEFIVDLVTESYATYAKYAKDIGAFSVLIASVVALLLGLIIFIPHFIHLLQ; encoded by the coding sequence ATGGGCAGATTTAAACATGCATTTGCAGGTTTGTTTACACTGTTAAAAAAGGATCATAATTTTTTTGTTCATATTATTTGTGCAGTCTTAGTCATCATTTTAGGTTTAGCATTGCAACTTACACCCATTGAATGGGTAATTATCATAATTGCAATAGGTTTAGTACTCATATGTGAAGCCATAAATACAGCTATAGAATTTATCGTAGACTTAGTCACAGAATCTTATGCTACATATGCAAAGTATGCTAAAGATATTGGTGCATTTTCAGTATTAATAGCTTCAGTAGTAGCATTGTTATTAGGTTTAATAATTTTTATCCCTCACTTTATACATTTATTACAGTAA
- the cdd gene encoding cytidine deaminase, with the protein MTYNNDYFNEVRKAQQNAYVPYSNFKVGSYLRTKDGNVFYGANVENAAYPMAICAERSSLVAAISNGYKPGDFESITITVDASEPSSPCGACRQVLKELCDDDMPVYMTNHNGDMIESTVDKLLPLGFSGKDLNN; encoded by the coding sequence ATGACATATAATAATGATTATTTCAATGAGGTAAGAAAGGCACAACAGAATGCTTATGTACCATACAGTAATTTTAAAGTAGGTTCTTACTTAAGAACTAAAGATGGCAATGTGTTTTATGGAGCTAATGTAGAAAATGCAGCATACCCAATGGCAATTTGCGCGGAACGTTCAAGTTTGGTAGCCGCTATCTCAAATGGTTATAAACCAGGAGACTTCGAATCAATTACTATTACTGTAGATGCTTCAGAACCATCATCACCGTGTGGTGCATGTAGACAAGTATTAAAAGAGCTTTGTGACGATGATATGCCAGTTTATATGACGAATCATAATGGTGATATGATTGAATCTACAGTAGATAAATTATTACCACTGGGTTTTTCAGGAAAGGATTTAAATAACTAA
- the era gene encoding GTPase Era → MEHKSGFVSIIGRPNVGKSTFVNRVIGHKIAIMSDKAQTTRNKIQGVMTEEDAQIIFLDTPGIHKPKHKLGDYMMRVARNTLSEIDAIMFMVNVNEGIGRGDEFIMEMLKSVKTPVFLVLNKIDLVHPDKLMPIIEEYQTYMDFTEIIPMSALEGHNVEHFLSVLKSYLPEGPKYYPDDQISDHPEQFVVGELIREKILHLTSEEIPHAIGVNVDRMVKEDEDKVRIEATIFVERDSQKGIVIGKGGKKLKEVGKRARQDIERLLGSKVYLELWVKVQKDWRNKVNFIRQMGYVEDQD, encoded by the coding sequence ATGGAACATAAATCAGGATTTGTATCAATTATTGGTAGACCTAATGTAGGGAAATCTACATTTGTAAATAGAGTTATTGGACATAAAATTGCGATCATGTCTGACAAAGCACAGACAACGCGTAATAAGATTCAAGGAGTTATGACAGAAGAAGATGCACAGATTATTTTTTTAGACACGCCTGGTATCCATAAACCAAAACACAAACTTGGTGATTATATGATGCGCGTAGCTAGAAATACATTGTCAGAAATAGATGCTATTATGTTTATGGTAAATGTAAACGAAGGTATTGGACGTGGCGATGAATTTATTATGGAAATGTTAAAATCAGTTAAGACACCAGTCTTTTTAGTATTAAATAAAATCGATTTAGTGCATCCAGATAAGCTGATGCCAATAATTGAAGAATATCAAACATATATGGACTTCACTGAAATCATACCTATGTCAGCATTAGAAGGACATAATGTAGAACACTTTTTAAGTGTACTTAAATCATACTTGCCTGAAGGGCCAAAATATTATCCAGATGATCAAATATCAGATCACCCTGAACAATTTGTAGTTGGTGAATTAATCAGAGAGAAAATATTACATTTAACAAGCGAAGAAATACCGCATGCTATAGGTGTAAATGTAGACCGTATGGTTAAAGAAGATGAAGATAAAGTGAGAATTGAGGCCACAATATTTGTTGAACGTGACTCACAAAAAGGTATTGTCATTGGTAAGGGCGGTAAAAAACTTAAAGAAGTTGGAAAACGTGCACGTCAAGATATCGAACGACTACTTGGTTCTAAGGTATATTTAGAATTATGGGTTAAAGTACAAAAAGATTGGCGAAATAAAGTCAACTTCATACGTCAAATGGGTTATGTAGAAGATCAAGATTAA
- the recO gene encoding DNA repair protein RecO produces MLIKQKGIVINSIDYGESDKIITILNEHGAKVPLMARRVKKSKSGLQAHTQLFVYGLFVYSKWKGMGTISSIDVIEQNYNLRLDIYESSFASLCTEVIDRAIEPEDVSKENYDLLHFVLTKINEGVSAQLMSVIVLIKNMTKFGFNAIFDRCVITDSKDQSQLAAYSFKFDGAISTNVMNRDPYAVRISNKTLYLLTLLQQMPISKMNSLNINAAIVDEMSELLIMLYREYAGMFFKSQKLINQLHRLDNQ; encoded by the coding sequence TTGTTAATCAAACAAAAAGGAATAGTGATTAATTCTATAGATTATGGCGAATCCGACAAAATAATTACAATCTTAAATGAACATGGTGCTAAGGTACCATTGATGGCTCGAAGGGTTAAAAAGAGTAAAAGTGGATTACAAGCTCATACACAACTATTTGTGTATGGGTTGTTTGTTTATTCAAAATGGAAGGGTATGGGCACTATAAGTTCTATAGACGTTATAGAACAAAATTACAATCTCAGATTAGATATTTATGAAAGTAGTTTTGCAAGTTTGTGTACAGAAGTCATAGACCGTGCAATAGAACCTGAAGATGTATCGAAAGAAAACTATGATTTATTACATTTTGTTTTAACTAAAATAAACGAAGGTGTATCGGCTCAACTTATGTCTGTCATTGTTTTAATAAAAAATATGACTAAGTTTGGTTTTAACGCAATTTTTGATAGATGCGTAATTACAGATAGTAAAGATCAATCTCAACTTGCTGCTTACAGTTTCAAATTTGATGGCGCTATTTCTACTAACGTAATGAATAGAGACCCTTATGCAGTTAGGATTTCTAACAAAACATTATATTTACTCACTTTATTACAACAAATGCCTATTTCTAAAATGAATTCATTGAATATCAACGCTGCAATCGTCGATGAAATGTCGGAACTTCTCATCATGTTATATCGTGAATATGCCGGTATGTTTTTCAAAAGCCAAAAGTTGATTAATCAACTGCATAGACTAGATAATCAGTAA
- a CDS encoding glycine--tRNA ligase, with protein sequence MTKDMDTVVQLAKHRGFVFPGSEIYGGLSNTWDYGPLGVELKNNVKKAWWQKFITQSPYNVGIDAAILMNPKTWEASGHLGNFNDPMIDNKDSKIRYRADKIIEDYMLNEKGDENFVADGLSFDEMKQIIDEEGIVCPVSGTANWTDIRQFNLMFKTFQGVTEDSTNELFLRPETAQGIFVNYKNVQRTMRKKLPFGIGQVGKSFRNEITPGNFIFRTREFEQMELEFFCKPGEEIEWQNYWKTFASQWLKDLGLSENNTRLRDHDADELSHYSNATTDIEYRFPFGWGELWGIASRTDFDLKKHSEHSGEDFTYHEQETNEKYIPYCIEPSLGADRVTLAFLCDAYDEEGVEGSKDARTVLHFHPALAPYKAAVLPLSKKLSSEAIKIFEQLSANFSIDFDESQSIGKRYRRQDEIGTPYCITFDFDSLEDQKVTVRDRDTMEQIRMPIDELESFLAEKVKF encoded by the coding sequence ATGACAAAAGATATGGATACTGTAGTTCAATTAGCAAAGCATAGAGGCTTTGTATTCCCTGGTAGTGAAATTTATGGGGGACTATCTAACACATGGGATTACGGTCCACTTGGTGTTGAATTAAAAAATAACGTAAAAAAAGCATGGTGGCAAAAGTTCATTACGCAATCACCTTATAATGTCGGTATCGATGCTGCAATCTTAATGAACCCTAAAACTTGGGAAGCTTCAGGACATTTAGGTAACTTTAATGACCCAATGATTGATAATAAGGATAGTAAAATTAGATATCGTGCGGATAAAATCATTGAAGATTACATGTTAAATGAAAAAGGCGATGAGAATTTTGTTGCTGATGGTTTAAGCTTTGATGAAATGAAACAAATTATTGATGAAGAAGGTATCGTATGTCCTGTAAGTGGTACTGCTAACTGGACTGATATTCGCCAATTCAACTTAATGTTTAAAACTTTCCAAGGCGTTACCGAAGATTCAACAAATGAATTATTCTTAAGACCTGAAACTGCACAAGGTATTTTCGTTAACTACAAAAATGTACAACGTACAATGCGTAAGAAGTTACCATTTGGTATCGGTCAAGTTGGTAAATCTTTCCGTAACGAAATCACGCCTGGTAACTTTATTTTCCGTACACGTGAATTTGAACAAATGGAATTAGAATTTTTCTGTAAGCCTGGTGAAGAAATTGAATGGCAAAACTATTGGAAAACTTTTGCTAGTCAATGGTTAAAAGATCTTGGTTTAAGTGAAAATAATACACGTTTAAGAGATCATGATGCCGATGAATTGTCTCACTATTCTAATGCTACAACAGACATTGAATATCGTTTCCCATTTGGTTGGGGTGAACTATGGGGTATTGCTAGTCGTACTGACTTTGATTTGAAAAAACATAGTGAACACTCAGGTGAAGACTTCACTTATCATGAACAAGAAACTAATGAAAAATATATTCCATATTGTATAGAACCATCACTAGGTGCTGACCGTGTTACTTTAGCGTTCTTATGTGATGCTTATGATGAAGAAGGCGTTGAAGGTAGTAAAGATGCTAGAACCGTATTACATTTCCATCCTGCCCTAGCACCATACAAAGCGGCAGTATTACCATTAAGTAAAAAATTATCAAGTGAAGCAATTAAGATCTTTGAACAGTTAAGTGCTAATTTCTCAATTGACTTTGATGAATCACAATCAATTGGTAAACGTTACCGTCGTCAAGACGAAATTGGTACGCCATATTGTATTACTTTCGACTTCGATTCATTAGAAGACCAAAAGGTGACTGTCAGAGATAGAGATACTATGGAACAAATTCGTATGCCAATCGATGAATTAGAATCATTCTTAGCTGAAAAAGTTAAATTTTAA
- a CDS encoding helix-turn-helix transcriptional regulator, translated as MELSKRQQQIVEIVKNNGPITGEHIAERLKLTRATLRPDLAILTMSGILEARPRVGYYYPGKPKNKLISDQLKKYVVKDYSSHPVVVKSEMTVYDAICTIFLEDVSTLFVINEQGDFIGVCSRKDLLRASMIGEDIHTMPVNIIMTRMPNLNYILENERVIYAANLMIEKEIDSLPIVSKKDNGNFEVKGRISKTTITKIFVSLFNE; from the coding sequence ATAGAACTGAGTAAAAGACAACAGCAAATCGTTGAGATTGTAAAAAATAATGGCCCGATTACGGGCGAACATATTGCAGAGCGTTTAAAATTAACTCGAGCGACGCTAAGACCTGATTTAGCTATTTTGACGATGTCAGGCATTTTAGAAGCTAGACCTCGCGTTGGTTATTATTATCCCGGAAAGCCTAAAAACAAATTAATATCTGACCAATTAAAAAAATATGTCGTCAAAGATTACTCATCACATCCAGTTGTCGTTAAAAGTGAAATGACTGTATATGACGCAATTTGTACAATATTCCTTGAAGATGTAAGTACATTATTTGTTATTAATGAACAAGGAGATTTTATTGGTGTATGTTCTAGAAAAGATTTATTAAGAGCATCAATGATAGGTGAAGATATACATACAATGCCAGTCAACATTATTATGACGCGTATGCCAAATCTAAATTATATTCTAGAAAATGAACGCGTAATATACGCAGCAAATTTAATGATAGAAAAAGAAATAGATTCCTTACCTATTGTTAGCAAAAAAGACAATGGTAACTTTGAAGTTAAAGGTAGAATTTCTAAAACAACAATCACTAAAATTTTTGTGTCATTATTTAACGAATAG
- a CDS encoding pyruvate, water dikinase regulatory protein, whose product MEKINLIVASDSVGETAELVARACISQFNPNQCEHEIIRYPYIEALENVDEVIQVALDTQAIVIYTLVKPEIRKYMETKVNDLNIQSVDIMGPLMNILLDRIDEQPYFEPGLVHRLDEAYFKKIDAIEFAVKYDDGKDPKGLANADIVLLGISRTSKTPLSQYLAHKSYKVMNIPIVPEVTPPDNLFETDPSKCIALKISEEKLNRIRKERLRQLGLGDSARYATEQRIKEELEYFHDLIDKIGCPVIDVSDKAIEETANDIISIIEQNNFKKD is encoded by the coding sequence ATGGAAAAAATCAATTTAATAGTTGCTTCTGACTCTGTAGGCGAAACAGCCGAATTGGTAGCGAGAGCGTGTATCTCACAATTTAATCCCAATCAATGTGAACACGAAATTATACGGTATCCATATATAGAAGCATTAGAAAACGTAGATGAAGTAATTCAAGTCGCATTAGATACACAAGCGATTGTAATATATACACTTGTTAAGCCTGAAATCAGAAAATATATGGAAACTAAAGTCAATGATTTAAATATTCAATCAGTCGATATAATGGGGCCCCTAATGAATATTTTATTGGACAGAATAGATGAACAACCGTACTTCGAACCTGGGTTAGTTCATAGATTAGACGAAGCATACTTCAAGAAAATAGACGCGATAGAATTTGCGGTTAAATACGATGACGGTAAAGATCCTAAAGGTTTGGCTAATGCGGATATTGTTCTTTTAGGTATCTCGCGAACATCTAAAACGCCATTATCTCAATATTTAGCACATAAAAGTTATAAAGTAATGAATATACCGATTGTCCCTGAAGTTACACCGCCAGACAATTTATTTGAAACTGACCCATCTAAATGTATTGCATTGAAGATTAGTGAAGAAAAGTTGAATAGAATCCGAAAAGAACGTTTACGTCAACTCGGGTTAGGAGATAGTGCTAGATATGCAACCGAACAACGTATCAAAGAAGAATTAGAATACTTTCATGATTTAATTGATAAAATTGGTTGCCCGGTAATTGACGTTTCGGATAAAGCTATTGAAGAAACTGCAAATGATATTATCAGCATCATTGAGCAAAATAATTTCAAAAAGGATTAA